In Haliaeetus albicilla chromosome 18, bHalAlb1.1, whole genome shotgun sequence, the DNA window TTTacttctggctgctgctgtttagAAAACTCttatattattttcatttctattttgaaaCACATGACAGAACAAAAAACCTAAAATCCTACCAGGAAAATGTATGTATGGGCCAGTAAGTCAAGCTTATAAATCTATTAGGTCAAACAAAGAGAAGGTAAACAAAGAGAATGTAAAGTGTAGAACTAGTGGGAAAAAGGGATTACTAATCAAACTCTTAGCTTGCCTTCACTCTGAGAGCCCATTTAACTGTATGCTGCTGGCCACCCCATCACTCTGATGAGACACAGACATCTGGTTTGCACCCTGCCTAAGTTCCTGCTTAGTTAATGGTAATTGGGATGTGTAAAATCGGTGCATGCATGAATAAGCAGGTAGATCTTACAACAGCAGGCATGCAGATCTTGAGGGCAGCTGGTCCTGGCTAAAATTCTGCTCTCTTAAGGTCCAGTTTGCTGCAAACCAGGGAGAACAGCAAAGCACTGTCTGGAGAGGCAGCACAATCACATGGATGGGAAATCAGGTCACAAATGTCCTGTTTTCAGCCCTGCCACTGACCTGCATGATCATAAAAAGACCCAGtcttcctctcctgctcccccaAATCTCTCCCTACCTTAGATACAGACTGTGTCAGGGGAGGGATTacctctctgcagagctcttctaTATGATGCCCACCAGAGTGGTCAACTTAAAGCTTGTGATGCTGTCCTATTACAAACTACTGTATAAAATGGAGAcagtatcaggaaaaaaaattaaatcattctCCAGGTAATATTGCTTTAAGCCAGTTGAGCCCCCAGAGAAGTGATTTTCTAAAGTAAATACTGGCAAATGGgttgtagtaaaaaaaaaaaaaaaaaaaaagggaatctTCAATTTCCCTGACATTGACCTGCCCTGTCAGGCTGGGATGCCCATTCATCAGTCTCTTGCTCTTATCTGGTATCTGACATTCTGTGATGAGTTGAAAGCAAAGTAACACAGATGGATAGTGCTCTCTTTTGAAGAACAAAATGTACCAGGGAACTGAATTTTCAAGTACATTCAACGTGAAGTTAACTCTTAGATTGAAGGAGCATCTTttaaaggagagggaggaaaaaaaaagaaagaactcaGTAGGGCTATTGGGGATTCCCTATTAATGTGCTTATAAAGTAAGCTAACATTTACATAGTCCCTGCTACTTTCAGTGTACTTCAGACAATGGCTAATCAATACTCATTACACAGCTTTAAAAAGGCTGAGTATTCTGGGGTGGTGAGCCGCATCCTCCCAAATACAACATACAGCCTGAAGCCAGTTATTTGGCCAGAAACCTCCATCCCTGGAGTTTTCCTGAGATCAGACAGGCTGTCCTCCTCCACGGAACCTAGCAAGCCATGTCTCCTTTCAGAGGAAAAGCTCAGTTTGGAGAAATATCATTTGCTCATGGCACAGGAAGGAATTTCATGCAGGTAATTTTTAATTAGTGAATGCAGTCTACCTTAGGCATCAAGTCTGAGATGAGAATGAAATGAACCACTGGCTCACAGACCTGGAATTAACCATTACGGTCCAGCAGAGAAATCAGCTGATTATATTAAATTTTAGACAATCATGAGGGATACAACAGTCCTGTTTCAAATATTCAGCTTTGTTCCTCCTGAATCCTGTTACTCCCTTCTTATTTTGAGGTCAAATGGTAAACATTAAGAACATCCTTCATATATCCTAGGTTATACACTTAATTTTACTCACATATGCTCACGGTGCCAGTAAcaccctgattttttttccaagacttCCTCTTCTGGCCGGAGGAGAGagagttaatttatttttctttaataacaaAGCACAAATTTAAATAAGATTTAAGAAATGGCTCCATGGCTGTCAGTCTTTTCTCAAGCTTGCTAGGTGCCAAAATTCGTGTTCTATGGTAAGAAGTTCCATTTCAACAACATATTCAAACCTATAGAAGCAGCCAATCTTTACGGCTCAGTGGGCTTTACATCAGACTCTGTATTCCTTTAAAATCTTCCATGAGCACTTTCTCTAGTTTAAAAGAAACTCTAATAAAAGAAgttcaaatatattttgtctGACGTTATAGAAAGGCCACTCAAATTCAGCAATAGAATATTTTCTGGACACAAAttgtataattattttttctagtgTACGTTTTCAGGGTAACTTTTAGAGCTACTTTTGCTCCTGGATCTTCCACCTGGTAAAACGTGCATGTAGGTGTCTGGCCAGGGGCACAAGCACTGGAGGGAAAAGATCAAAGGCCTATAAATGTGTCAAACTTTCAAATGCAAATCACCTGCCATAACGCTGCTGAGAACAAATCCTTCATTATCACCATTCTGTGAAAGGCTTAAATTAGCCTGAATTGGctgaaaagaacaagaaaaagcaagccATTTATCTTCCTGTGAGTTTTATTACCTTTAGATTTATTTGGCTAATGGTTCAATAGTCCAGTAATCAGAATATCTGCATAACAAATTCTTCAAATGAtccataaataaaatatgtgaTCACATAATGTTGCTATTAAACTGAGATCTGTGACAATAGGTTATTAAAAGAGTCCTTACAATAAGCCACTCTTCTTAATTGCCAACCTACGAACTACCGTGATTTATGTACTAAAAATTATCAACTGGCTTCTTAGCTTGAATTACATTTAGGGGAATTTATTAATGTGCACTTCTTAAACTGTGTGTGCTCCAGATATATGCCATACTCATCCTTATTTTAGGCTGTCATTATTCTGAAAACATAATTACTTTCTTAAATGGTACTAtgtcttggggttttttttgtagataGTTTCAGTATTGTAATAGAACATTTGATTGATCTAATTGACTAGAAGAgcaggagttaaaaaaaaattgcactatACTTAATCTTTATTTATAAGGGCAGATGTTAGCACTCTCTTTTGTTAAATGAACAACTGCAGAGAGATTTGTTAAGTGAGCTTCATTGGGATCTTTGAAAGAGGATAAGCCTTGAGCAGAAAGCTCTCGGTCAGGCTGGACAAGGGGCTGTCTGGGGGGAGCTCAGCGAGCGTCTTCGGAAGGTGTCTTTGGCTGGGGCTGGTGCGACTCCCCAGGACATCTGTGTTGGTAACCGATACCTGCACCAGGGACACCTGGTACCTCACTGGCTTTTCTGGTGGTCAAAGTCTTGATATAGTCCCCCTCTGAAAGATCCCTTCCTCCACAATCGATCACCCACTTGGGTTACAGGCTGAATTACATGATCAGTTAAACACAATGTACAAGCGAGGGTCTTTTCCCCGGGGGCAAGTAACAAGTTTATATGAGTTCATACAAGAAGTCTATATGAGGTTATATAGATATCTACATGGATGTCACGTCACAACGACCCTACACCTTTGAAAGCCTTTCCCCATTCACTGTCATGTCAAAGCATTTCCAAGTCTTGGGCTTCTGTGGTGAAAGTGGACTGGCAGTTGGAAGACTTCTATGGTTTGTTGATAGTAATTTTTCCTGCATCTCTAATTCATGGCCTCGcagcacaaaatattttgttttgttttttttaataagaaagaaaagaagaaaaaaatccccaaacttaattttctggtattttacaaaataaatatgctATCACTAAGAATTTGTTGCGAGATCAACGCCACTAttattggaaaaaatacaattttcttgaacaaatttttcagttctgtgtACAAATCCAAGCACCTACACAGCAATAAAGAGCCACATACCCATTTTACACAGTTATATTCTTCAGCTTATCAATTCAGGGAGAGGAATTCCTCTCTGTAAGACCTCCACGGTGGGCTACAGATAACAGATGAAGCAAAGGACTTTGCttgtggcttttaaaaaataatttatcaatTCTGCTAGACTGCTATACGGAAGACAATCAGCTATTACAGGATACCTTCCAGCCCACCGTCCAAACCACTAACACCAGAGACTGCAACAGGGATAGTACTGGATaaggttgttgtttttttttttaaatagaatgaaACTTGGCCTttgtagctggaaaaaaaccaaaccaaaccaaaacgGAAAATGTCATTGTGAATCCTGCTTGCTTTCTACATTATATCTCAGAATGTCTTAACCATAGGATTATCATAGTGTTTTCTTATGGTATTGCCAAAAAGAATATTCATAAATCAGAATAACAGCATAACATATTCTATGACGTTTTATGATTAGTGTACTAACAACCATAACAGTTAGTAACTGAGAGTAATACTGGGGGAAAATATAAACATACCATcaactgaaaacagtatttctttagatatcacaaagaaaaatcaCGAGGCTACAATTTTTCCCTAATATCTATCTTGCAAATTCTAAGCAGTCTGCAAGCAGTAAGATTTGGGATTTTTAGAGAGGTAAACAAAGAAAAGTCCAGAAAACAGAGTGAAACCTTCTTTGATGATGGCATATCCGCAGACACCAGAACAAAAGTGTATTTGTGCTTGGAGATGCGTGGGCGCAATCCCGTCACCTTCACTTGGACTTGATGCTAAGAACACCTACAAATCCCACACTTCTTGTGCTgttcaaaataaatacacagagaATGCAAACCACTATCACCTGAAGCCATGCTGTAAAAGCtagtattttcagtttaaaaaggtAATAGAGAAGCAGAACTGGATGCTGGGCTGTACGTGCCTTACAAAAATTATGGTAGGAGCCAGACATGAGGAGGAGAGCAGTTTGGCACAGGTTTATACAAAGGCCGAGCTGCTGAACTGCATGCCTTGGTCTATCCCAGGAGGTTATTCCGAAACTTATACCACAAGTGCTTGGGAATTCAGGATTAATATATGCCTTATGCCATCCCACTGTAGTACCTCTTGCTCCTCTGCTGTATCTCTTAAACTTCTCCGTAATATCAGCAGCACCTTTCTCATGTCTTTGATAACCCCcgtggcaaaaccagctttacTTCCTCATGTCCCCCCATGCATCCTCCACCTTTTTTGATCTGCCTGATAGCCAAAAGACAGCCCATGTCGCAGCTTAGGGAAGCACGGGTGAGCTGACCGACCAGCTGGCTGCCATCAGAGCCACTGCTGATTTCTTTCCATCAGGAAGGCATGAAAAGTCTTTCTCTCATCCCTGAGCAATTGATCATCAAAAATTTATAGCCCTGAAACCATCAAATTTGGTTGAAATTGGCCACTTGTTAAAAAATATCAGTGAAggacaaaggaaaagaagtcaCACAACACAGACAAAGCAACTTTCCGTAAGGCTCCATGCCCATAACTGAGTGGTGTGGCTCCTTTCCCAGAAACCCATCCAGACTGAGAAGGGCACTGAAccagttttctccttttccaactGAAATTCTCTATTTATTATGAACTTTTATGAAAGAGACATCCCACATTCTTCTGATCTATCCAACAGAATAAGAGAGGCCTGATTAAGTCTACTAAGCAGTAGCTCTGGTTACCCCCTCTCAGTAAACCTTCAGATTTCTATAAACTCAGAAGAACGTAAGAGACTGGCAGCCTGTACTGCTAAGCAAGTTTTCTGGAGAGAAGTAAGATTTACCCACTGTCAAACCACAAAAACAATTTAGGTAtagaaaaatgcaattaataaGACTGTCCCAGTGCCATAGAGTCATCTATGAACTGCTAATTGCCCACTCCTTCAGAGGCATCTCCTGTGAAAGACGCTGTCCTTCCCAGCAGTGTCTTCCTAGGTCATACTGACGACATCAGCCCTGTAACTAATTACAAGAAAATAGACCACTGCCCCTATTTCTAACTGGCAGATCTTATTTGGTAAAGAGACCATTCAACAACTACAAAAGCTAGCAACACGTTAATCTGGATAAGACATCTTATAAAGCCCCCGTACAGTAGGTGTGCACGGGCTGTAACTCCGGGAGCCCTCTGTTCCATTAAACTCCAGGCTTTGGGGGAGCTGAGCCTGAGCACAGGGCTCTCTTCCACCCAGCTGCAGATCAAGCAGCAAGTTTAGCTCACCAGTGCAAAAGATTCAAAGAAAATGTCTACAACACATCGCAGTCGGCTGAGCGATAGAGAGGCTTAAAGGCTAAAGCTGCTCTGAGACCTGGCATTCATGTGGGACTGGAAGACAGCCTGAACTCGACCTGAAATGAGGCCACAGATCTCATGTTTCTGCAGCAGATAAAACTTGGACAGTTTCTAGGGTTTGGGCCATCTTGTCTGTCTGTTATTTGTCATGTGGTGTCACTgccagggcagcactgggatgTTGGGATGGAGGAAGAAGACAGCACACAAGGGTTCATCCAGTAAGTTTGCCCCAcaaatttatccaaagcagaCCATGCTCACAGTTCCTCCCACTGCTGGCCCATAGCTGGCCACAGATCCAACCTTTGTCAGGAATGTTTGGCAGGACAATTAACCTGGCTGTGAGCTTGGCTGGGGAGGTGCTCTAGCAGAGCAAATTGCATCTTAAAATAAGATACTAAAATGACATAGATGCTAACGTACAGCTACTTCTACACTATCTGGGCACTAAAAATATCCCTGGTTAGCTTCTTTCCTTAATTGTATTTCAGTCAGACAGCTAATTCACTTTAAATATCCATTAGGTAGAATTTTGGTATGCGTAGCTGTTTTCATGGAGCAGTATTTTCAAAGGCATGTCCCTTTTTCCAGCTGTGCTCAGTCTTTGAAGTGACAAAATCTCTCCAACTCAGTCAAGGGaaattggggtggggggtggagaCAAGGATTGGGTTTAAAGAACTTTTAAAGTTTGATATGCGATTAAtgttattaaattaaattaagttcAGTACTGATAGTAGCTATGATGCAGGATACAGGAGCAAGAGAACTGTGCAGAGTGGTTGTGTCACCCatcataattttgttttcttgaaacagttaaagtgttttgtttcctgaagGCAAAAGCGCTAAATCTAGCGCCGAGTTTACTGTTTTGTCAGTAGCACTTGGGTTTATAACAACTCTCAATAATATTCTAACCACAGTTTCCTTTTATCTGCTGATATAATATGGCAGGGTTTGGCACCTTTTTAGACATGAAAAGACCATCTTGTCTCAAGTAACAGCTGCCATTAGTCTCTTTCACCACTATATTTCCAAGCATTTTTCTTGACATAAGAGCACAGAGCCAAGCCTGTGCAAATCCTCAAAGTCAAATAATCCCCTTCACAAATTGGGAAATTTTTCTGTAAACTAGAAAAAGATTTATCAAGTTCACCAATTCTATCAATAAAGTAGAAATTGGtaaatgcaatgaaaattaatttttccttctggtaAACATGTTCATACATGTTGGTAAGTATCTCAGTAATGCCTTCAAATGAAAAAACTAAGAGTATGTGTAGCTTGATAGTGGGACATATAGACATTGAGGggtggttgtggttttttttttttttttaacattgtatTTTTTGTAGCTCTCTATGTATATATTCCATgtaaacagtatttattttcctttctggttgATTCCCCATGATGCTGAAATAGTGAGTTACAATCACAAGGAAAGTCAAAGAAATGTTTCCCTTTGTTAAGCTACACTAAATAAATTTGCTGCATCTAAGTAGATGTTTAATACCATTTATAAGTGGAAATAATGATATTTATACTGCGAATACAGAATCTATGGATCTGCTCTATATTTCTGCAGGAATCATTCAAGCTAGAGGGATGTCGACATCAGGAGTGATAGACCAGGTAAAGTACTCGGGCTGGCACagtagttttgcagaaaaactttcagaaaagtaCCTGAAGAACAAAGCATCCTTTACTTGCCCCACCTCCATAGCAGATATATTTTtgcagatatatttttattactttagaTGAAGCACCCTGATAGAACCTGTTTAGGCTGACCAGGACAGatgataaatgaaaatatattcaggGTCATCAGGCTGACGCATCACATTCATTTATACTTGCAGCCAGTTTAACATAATCTTGTAGGAATACTTCCTGCAGAAGAAAGTTATCTGTTACACCCACTCAATTTAAACATCATCTTCACAAGTGTGAGCGGTTGCAAAGCAGTCAGCTCTGGCACAGTAAAAACAgttccaaagaagaaaaaatcatcCCTAATCCTTAGACTGAGTAAATTAcagaaagatgagaaatcaaaacactttaaaaactgtaattttccttctgtaacGAATCACAAGTTTAATTCGAGCAACAGTCACTCCCAATGATAAATGTTCTTATGTTTATTTGCTGCAATGAGCAGCTACAGCCTAAATGAGAGAGGGCATCCTACACAGTTTTCTTCACATCTATTGCTGCTTGTAAAGTAGTGGCAGAAAACTCGCACAAAACTGAGATgcattgcaaatgaaaaaattgaaatttttctgcttttcatgctTGAACTGTACTTATGAAACCAGATTAATTTGTAGCGATTATCAGCAACatagtctcttttttttcctctgcagttctTAATATTTTCTATCTTATTCTGGTTTCCATCATCTGCAAAACATAAACTTGTCATAATTCTGGCACTGTATTTTCAGCGAGTCATACATTAAAGCAGTCATCTCAGGCagatttggaaaacaaacaaaaaacccctccaaaaatTGCTCTTGCCCCCCAATTCTAAAGAAACCCCTAAAACACAGAAACCCACACACTGTGGGTGAAATTGTCCAATCCTTCCAACAAAAGGGAACATACCCATACACTGGGAGGGAACAAAAGTGAGGTCATTCACATGATGTTGgcatttttattaatgaaaagtCAAACTCTTGATTCCAACTTTCAGTATTCAAAAtcagcagcaaggaaaagaatCATACATAACCAATAACAATGTTTTTCCAAAAACGGTCTGATCTCTCCACTACTGACCACTGCATAAGGAATCTCTCCATTTATGGTCCCCAGGTAACTGCTACTCTTATTTTCCTTAGCAACTCTATTCTTCTAGCTACCCTCTCACATCAGCTGGGTGGTTAAGAGTCTCCAGAAGAGAGAGACCatcttcaaaactgaaaaaaagtttccaatattttggattttttacTCATTTCCATAATACATTTCTCATTTGGAAAATCAACTATAAACCTTCTCCACCTGCCcacagaggaaaataagaaactaCCATTTTTGGCTAATTACAGACTGTATTATCTATAGACTACCTATTTCTTCCTTAAACACATCTGGAATTTAGCTTCCTAACTTTTAAAGCCTTGGCCTTTATGAAGAAAGAATTGACCTTTTCATTAAGGCATGGATATTCCAAATTTCAATCCTTAACATTCTATCTTGGTAAGAGTGGCCTTCCTTCTGGTTGGTCCATAGAAAAAGTTATGAACGCTTAAATGCAGGCCAGGAGGCATTTTCTAGTAAGCTATtgaagacaactttttttttttttgtatgaacaAAGATTGCTTCTATATTAAAGAGGTATGAAGAACACCTTCAAAAATGCAATTGTATTCAAGTTCCccccttaaaaacaaacatttacatGATATTATCCAAAGAATCTGCAATATCAtcattaaattttgattttctgTAACTTAACCTTCATTCTATTATAAGTAGAAGTGAGTGTTAGATGGAATTTCCtatcctttaagaaaaaaatgccccTCACTATAAATGTTTGATTAAAAAAGCCATCAAATTTCCTTAAATATTAGATATGACAGCTACAAAACCAGAATATCCTTACATGGCTTATTCCATTCTTTGGAAGATGCACATACTCAAAGAACAGTTTATTATAGGGCATGGCAGAAATAAATTTAGCTACCCTGCAAGGTACATCTGCTGTGTGTCTCTATCTGGTCCTACAGAGATAGTCAACACAACTGGCATCCCAAGGTTTGAAAACCCATTTTAAAACTAGCAAAATTAAGTTAGTGGAGCAGAATGGAAaatttcagttggaaagagCTGTATCACTTTGTCTTATTAAGAATATCCAACAGCAGTGCAGGCACTATTTTAGtaagtctgtttttaaaagcagaaggacTAACAGCCGTACATAAAATCCTCACAAACggttgggaaaaaaaccttcttaTTTCGTAAATAACCCCCCCTGCTCCCTTGTATACTATATATCCTGATACTTATGTATCAAGTTTAGAATCTAATCAAGTCCAGAATAACTGGCACTTGCCTATAATCAGCCATTTGGTACTTTTGCTAACATTTTAGTTTCAAACTTTAGCTCTAGTATGCAGTATTTCACAGCACTTCTTATTCATCAAAACTGTGTCCACTTAAAATTGATAGAGCATACTGCAGAAACTTTGAGAAAGAACTCTGTAAAAGCTGAAGGTTCAGAGTTAATTGTTATCATAATCTATTTTATGAGGAACCTAATTAATTTTGATTCTTCCTTTTAGTCTTTCAGACAGGGGAAGTGGACTGTCTGCCCATGCATAAGATGGAACAGCACTTTTGGCTTGCTGCATGGGACCACAACCCAACCTCTCAAAGGGTTGCTCTGGACTTTGGGGACAATTAACTTCCCCTGCAGAAGACGGTTTTGGAGATACTTGCAATGAGAAACTATTaccagcttttttaaaattggtcattttcttcttccctttaaTTATAAGGGCTGAGTCACTGTTTGTTCTTTTGCTAGTAACAATGTTACtgctttcctttgaaaaacattttttaaactgatcGGGGTTCAgttgcctttgctgctgctcgTAAATCAGATTTTTGTTCATATTCCCATCATCACTGTCTTCACTAGAAGAACATCTGTTGTGACACACActccttttaaaagaagttttccAAGTAGTTTGAATACAAGCTTTTTTAATGTGACAGCCAGTTACATCTGGTGGCTTTTGAGATGCTGGAAGCATTTCACACCCAGGATGCTGTGTCTCTGTTGTTTGCCCACTGAGGGTTAGAGATGTTGAACTGCTTATATTATGGTCCTTTTGCATCATTTCAGCCAGGCCGTCAGCTTTTTTGTACTGATCTTGATAAATGTGTATGCTGGATTCCCTTGCATAGTTTTCTGACAGCACATTTTTACTTTCCTGCACTAGTTTGTTTAACTGACACGAGGAAGAGACATAATCTTTATCAGGATTCAACATTTCttgtgtttgtttaaaacatttcaaagactCCGGTTGCGTTACGTCTTCAGACAACAAAGGCTTTGATGGAATGGAAGTCTTCTTAAGTATTCGCTCACTTAAAGACCACTTCTGAAATTGTTCCATAGCATCATCTGAAACCAAATCATCTGCACTATCAGAATGATGTTGATCAGTCTGCATAGCATCAGAATATTCTGAGCTACCTATTACTGTTTCATGACCTAGAGCACGCGAGTGTTTTATGCATGTAGTTAAGTCAGCTGCTGGATCATGGGTATCACCCCCAAGTGCTGGTGAAGCGCTGAAGAAGGTTCCTTCCCAGTCAATACTGCTCAGTTGTAGACGAGCTGTtacagaggaagaggatgatATCCCAGAATCTTTAGTAAATTGTGCTGGCGACACAGATGAGTCGGCCAACATACTCTGTAAAAGTGAGTAAGATGTCGTCAGAGGAAGAGCAGCTGCTGATGCTGGCATTTGAACAGTTGTTATGCAGGAAGCTGAAGCTAACACTAGATCTTTTGATTCAGTACTTCTCTGGTGTATCTGGTCTTCTCGGGGAGTTTTTATATCTGATGTGGAGTCTTGCACGGGAAGAATTCCACATCTagattttaaattcatttgCGACAGAAGATTGCTAACTTCATCATAAACATTTgataattccttttctttcgGTCTGTCTTtcctgtctgaaaaaaataaaaagggcatATCAAAATGACATATTAACCACAGTTCAGATTTCCTAGTGCTGAAGTATTAACTGGTAAGATAAAAGCAGAGTCCCTGCAAGATATCATGCCCTGATCTTGACAAAACATGATATTGCTCAACAGTGGGAGaaatttttgttgcttttgcttcttGTATTCTGGAAAGACCCAGAAGTTCCTAAGAAATAAGCTTTTGGacttacttttctgtttcttcttcagaaCTTCTGACTTTTCCACTTGATAAAGGGCAACAACATCAGGATAAGCAGCCTGAAACAAAGACTCCTCTTCAACTGTGACTACAAACAACTCCACAGGTTCATCTTCTGCATCAACATAATGTTCTAAAAAATTAATGACTGTACATTAGACATGTATATACAGAGGTATCAAAGTAGGGAGCaagtaaaacaacaaaagatttatttgaGCACAAAGAAGGTATGTAAAAAGATTAATAGTATAATGCTTGAGATTTAGCTACAAGtaaagtctttttctttctgccagtcTCCTGGCACACTAAAGGTAGAAGTCTGTCAGCATAGAAAAATTTCTAGTTAGTAAAGTCACAGCTTTGGGTACATAGTGAAATAAGAGATGAAATACAGAGTAACTAATGTAGTATACTAACATGTACCAGAAAAAGTACCTGAAGACCAAGTCCCTTGCTTTctaggtagattttttttttttttttaaagcattgctTTTACTTTCAGGTTATGTGAAATCTGATGCACATTTTCTATTGTTTTCATAGAACAGTTTCCAATCTCACCCACATTTCATTGCCTCATAATGTTGTCAAACTCTTCTCCTCTTTAAAGcatgctttcctctttttctatGAACAGTTTTGTTCCATAATGTACATAGAAACCAGACCAACCTGGTTTTTGCCACTCAATTTCAAAACAAGGAACTCCGTTTTTAACACGTGTCTTGACTATCCTGTAAGAACAGAAGCAGCCCAttaaatgattttatttaaacaggaaatgaaaaaaatctaagttatctaaaaatatttcaatactCTAATTTGTAGtgattcagaggaaaaaataatcttgtaaTAGTGAAATTAATATACCTTTTAAGAAATACACTACTTCTCTGTATAAGTTGCACAGTAACATTTTGTGTCTAGATTTGagtaatgaaacatttttattttttttaatgatacagCTCAGAGGAGCataacaagaaattaaaaagctaTTCTGTAACAGACAACCGTAATGCAGG includes these proteins:
- the GEN1 gene encoding flap endonuclease GEN homolog 1 isoform X2; its protein translation is MSNMDPHLDCYTMSSIKEKLGCDRESLIGLAVLLGCDYLPKGIPGVGKEQALKLIETLRGQNLLQRFEQWKEQFRYGNNPPLVVKRVIHCSECHHPGSYKEHEHSGCKFCESTRYCKPNDSEYRCPCEWHQLEQVKQASAVEDNIRKKANSCEGFPFSEVIQEFLVNKNKLINIKECQRPNLLSFQIFASEKMEWTKHYACKKLLALLTRYDMIQRKSGYVDSKQLQAIRIVKTRVKNGVPCFEIEWQKPEHYVDAEDEPVELFVVTVEEESLFQAAYPDVVALYQVEKSEVLKKKQKNRKDRPKEKELSNVYDEVSNLLSQMNLKSRCGILPVQDSTSDIKTPREDQIHQRSTESKDLVLASASCITTVQMPASAAALPLTTSYSLLQSMLADSSVSPAQFTKDSGISSSSSVTARLQLSSIDWEGTFFSASPALGGDTHDPAADLTTCIKHSRALGHETVIGSSEYSDAMQTDQHHSDSADDLVSDDAMEQFQKWSLSERILKKTSIPSKPLLSEDVTQPESLKCFKQTQEMLNPDKDYVSSSCQLNKLVQESKNVLSENYARESSIHIYQDQYKKADGLAEMMQKDHNISSSTSLTLSGQTTETQHPGCEMLPASQKPPDVTGCHIKKACIQTTWKTSFKRSVCHNRCSSSEDSDDGNMNKNLIYEQQQRQLNPDQFKKCFSKESSNIVTSKRTNSDSALIIKGKKKMTNFKKAGNSFSLQVSPKPSSAGEVNCPQSPEQPFERLGCGPMQQAKSAVPSYAWADSPLPLSERLKGRIKIN
- the GEN1 gene encoding flap endonuclease GEN homolog 1 isoform X1, producing MGVTNLWQILEPVRQPVNLSSLKGKTLAVDLSLWVCEAQTVKKMVGVVTKPHLRNLFFRSSFLTSMGIKLVFVMEGEAPRLKADTMSKRNEMRYGPSKKVGAARTGRSLFKAILKECLELLECLGVPWVQAAGEAEAMCAYLNAKGHVDGCITNDGDVFLYGAQTVYRNFAMNAKDPHLDCYTMSSIKEKLGCDRESLIGLAVLLGCDYLPKGIPGVGKEQALKLIETLRGQNLLQRFEQWKEQFRYGNNPPLVVKRVIHCSECHHPGSYKEHEHSGCKFCESTRYCKPNDSEYRCPCEWHQLEQVKQASAVEDNIRKKANSCEGFPFSEVIQEFLVNKNKLINIKECQRPNLLSFQIFASEKMEWTKHYACKKLLALLTRYDMIQRKSGYVDSKQLQAIRIVKTRVKNGVPCFEIEWQKPEHYVDAEDEPVELFVVTVEEESLFQAAYPDVVALYQVEKSEVLKKKQKNRKDRPKEKELSNVYDEVSNLLSQMNLKSRCGILPVQDSTSDIKTPREDQIHQRSTESKDLVLASASCITTVQMPASAAALPLTTSYSLLQSMLADSSVSPAQFTKDSGISSSSSVTARLQLSSIDWEGTFFSASPALGGDTHDPAADLTTCIKHSRALGHETVIGSSEYSDAMQTDQHHSDSADDLVSDDAMEQFQKWSLSERILKKTSIPSKPLLSEDVTQPESLKCFKQTQEMLNPDKDYVSSSCQLNKLVQESKNVLSENYARESSIHIYQDQYKKADGLAEMMQKDHNISSSTSLTLSGQTTETQHPGCEMLPASQKPPDVTGCHIKKACIQTTWKTSFKRSVCHNRCSSSEDSDDGNMNKNLIYEQQQRQLNPDQFKKCFSKESSNIVTSKRTNSDSALIIKGKKKMTNFKKAGNSFSLQVSPKPSSAGEVNCPQSPEQPFERLGCGPMQQAKSAVPSYAWADSPLPLSERLKGRIKIN